One stretch of Agelaius phoeniceus isolate bAgePho1 chromosome W unlocalized genomic scaffold, bAgePho1.hap1 SUPER_W_unloc_2, whole genome shotgun sequence DNA includes these proteins:
- the LOC143692602 gene encoding olfactory receptor 14J1-like: protein MFNSSSIRHFLLLALADTRQLQLLHFCLLLGISLAALLGNGLIISAVACGHHLHTPMFFFLLNLALADLGSICTTVPKAMHNSLWDTSDISYTGCAAQLFFFTFFISAELYLLTIMCYDRYVSICKPLHYGTLLGSRACVHIAAAAWASTFLYSLLHTANTFSLPLCHGNALGQFFCEIPQILKLSCSKSYLREVGLLALSVCLVFGCFVFIVFSYVQIFRAVLRIPSEQGRHKAFSTCLPHLAVVSLFLSTAVFTHLKPPSMSSPSLDVALSVLYSVVPPALNPLIYSLRNQELKAAVRRLMSGCFPLKF, encoded by the coding sequence atgttcaacagcagctccatcaggcacttcctcctgctggcattggcagacacgcggcagctgcagctcctgcacttctgcctcttgctgggcatctccctggctgccctcctgggcaacggcctcatcatcagcgccgtagcctgcggccaccacctgcacacgcccatgttcttcttcctgctcaacctggccctcgctgacctgggctccatctgcaccactgtccccaaagccatgcacaattccctctgggacaccagcgacatctcctacactggatgtgctgctcagctctttttctttacgttcttcatctcagcagagctttatctcctgaccatcatgtgctacgaccgctacgtgtccatctgcaaacccctgcactacgggaccctcctgggcagcagagcttgtgtcCACatagcagcagctgcttgggccAGTacctttctctattcactgctgcacacagccaatacattttcccttcccctgtgccatggcaatgcccttggccagttcttctgtgaaatcccacagatcctcaagctctcctgctccaaatcttACCTCAGGGAAGTTGGACTTCTTGCTCTTAGTGTGTGTTTggtatttggttgttttgtgttcattgttttctcctatgtgcagatcttcagggctgtgctgaggatcccctctgagcagggacggcacaaagccttttccacctgtctccctcacctggctgtggtttctctgttcctcagcactgcagtgtttacccacctgaagcccccctccatgtcctccccatccctggatgtggccctgtcagttctgtattcagtggtgcctccagccctgaaccccctcatctacagcctgaggaaccaggagctcaaggctgcagtgaggagactgATGAGTGGATGCTTTCCATTAAAATTCTAG